From a single Phragmites australis chromosome 7, lpPhrAust1.1, whole genome shotgun sequence genomic region:
- the LOC133923400 gene encoding uncharacterized protein LOC133923400, translated as MAGVEVVTYAWKEWGLQALVLLSFTVQVTLLILAEFRRYIDSGVLRAFVWSAYMLADATAIYVLGHLSVTSRSPEHELLALWAPFLLLHLGGQDKITAYAIEDNKLWLRHLQTLVVQVAAAAYVIYGSSIIVGGSRPLLRSATILVFVVGVVKYGERVWALRCAGTSPTGNYQSDIGMRRFNLVVPEPFTSRLDPEYFLLNAHLLLDFAKDRFKGPLPRLFLYGSSSPGSQLHGEEDLYKVAEMQLSLLHDVFYTKAEATHTWYGLCIRVLSSLAAAAAFLLFNILLLGDHHRKLKGYSRVDVVVTYVLFVGAVVLETASLLRAMFSSWTCALLLKYGSEGVTVCTSLAHVPVYLRRLVRAAEWRRRCSWSRSMGQLNLVQLCVRSRASRIRSIARWMGVEDWWNTLAYSWSIPVSKCIVQLLLKSIKAKQWGREEWERRGLYGDPAWIVESKLEERILIWHIATEVYLWWYKDQKQAEAEAGGAHLVEAAQALSNYMLFLLASRPHMLPPDASRHDYVVLCYALTCHLKYSTAEDVLGLLQRYADALRTNSASEFELSCKNTNRLGDKALRGGCSLAAFLVDRQDSPVGDTLQMICQVWAQMLCCVAEECSANSHAKQLSSGGELLTVAALVAKYMRSTRLSAYFHIELCERTNEW; from the coding sequence CTGCTCAGCTTCACGGTCCAGGTCACGCTCCTCATCTTGGCGGAGTTCCGCCGGTACATCGACTCCGGCGTGCTAAGGGCCTTCGTCTGGTCGGCGTACATGCTGGCCGACGCGACGGCGATCTACGTGCTTGGCCACCTGTCCGTGACCAGCAGGTCGCCCGAGCACGAGCTGCTGGCGCTCTGGGCGCCGTTCCTGCTGCTGCACCTTGGCGGGCAGGACAAAATCACCGCCTACGCCATCGAGGACAACAAGCTGTGGCTGCGCCACCTGCAGACGCTCGTCGTGCAGGTGGCCGCAGCCGCCTACGTCATCTACGGGTCCTCCATCATCGTTGGCGGCAGCCGGCCCTTGCTCCGGTCGGCCACCATCCTCGTGTTCGTGGTCGGCGTCGTCAAGTACGGTGAGCGAGTGTGGGCGCTCAGGTGCGCCGGTACTAGCCCAACTGGAAACTACCAGAGTGATATAGGGATGAGAAGATTTAATCTAGTGGTGCCGGAGCCTTTCACAAGTCGCTTGGATCCAGAATACTTCCTATTAAATGCTCACCTACTATTGGATTTTGCCAAGGATAGGTTTAAGGGGCCGTTACCTCGTCTATTTTTGTATGGCTCCAGCAGTCCAGGATCACAGTTGCATGGGGAGGAGGACTTGTACAAGGTGGCCGAGATGCAGCTCTCGCTCCTGCACGACGTCTTCTACACCAAGGCTGAGGCTACGCACACTTGGTATGGCCTCTGCATCCGTGTACTTTCGTcgctggccgccgccgccgcattcTTGCTGTTTAATATACTACTCCTGGGTGATCATCATCGTAAGCTCAAGGGTTACAGCAGAGTAGATGTGGTTGTTACCTATGTCCTCTTCGTTGGGGCCGTCGTCCTGGAGACTGCGTCGCTTTTGAGGGCCATGTTCTCGAGCTGGACATGTGCTCTCCTGCTAAAGTACGGATCGGAAGGAGTTACTGTGTGTACTTCTCTTGCCCATGTACCTGTGTATCTCCGCCGGCTGGTCCGTGCGGCAgaatggaggaggaggtgcagcTGGTCGCGCTCCATGGGGCAGCTCAACCTGGTTCAGTTGTGCGTGCGCAGCAGGGCCAGCCGAATCAGAAGCATAGCGAGATGGATGGGAGTCGAGGACTGGTGGAACACGCTGGCCTACTCGTGGTCCATCCCCGTCTCGAAGTGCATCGTGCAGCTGCTGCTCAAGAGCATCAAGGCGAAGCAATGGGGTCGGGAGgagtgggagaggagaggattgTACGGGGACCCGGCCTGGATTGTCGAGTCCAAGTTGGAGGAGAGGATCCTCATCTGGCACATCGCCACTGAGGTCTACCTGTGGTGGTACAAGGATCAGAAGCAAGCAGAAGCGGAGGCCGGTGGTGCTCATCTCGTCGAGGCCGCTCAGGCGCTCTCCAATTACATGCTTTTCCTGCTTGCCTCACGTCCCCACATGCTGCCTCCCGATGCCAGCCGCCATGACTATGTTGTGCTGTGCTATGCTCTCACCTGTCACCTCAAGTACAGCACAGCCGAGGATGTGCTCGGCTTACTGCAACGCTACGCGGATGCATTGAGGACTAACTCTGCATCTGAGTTCGAATTATCCTGTAAGAATACTAACCGGCTTGGAGACAAAGCGTTGAGGGGAGGATGCTCGCTTGCTGCATTCCTCGTCGACCGACAAGACTCGCCGGTTGGTGACACGCTGCAGATGATCTGCCAGGTGTGGGCGCAGATGCTGTGCTGCGTTGCCGAGGAATGCAGCGCCAATTCTCACGCCAAGCAGCTCAGcagcggcggcgagctccttaCCGTCGCTGCCCTTGTAGCGAAATACATGAGGTCAACGAGGTTGTCTGCGTACTTTCACATAGAGTTGTGTGAGCGTACGAACGAATGGTAA